The following coding sequences lie in one Gadus macrocephalus chromosome 1, ASM3116895v1 genomic window:
- the si:ch211-112f3.4 gene encoding EF-hand and coiled-coil domain-containing protein 1 isoform X3: MERGSPALSRLQPPLRDARKSEWLRSALAHHHRSGSALVENEIVVLATGIDQYLQEVFHHLAHPSREDTVSAEDFTALCLVLGLQADAERRTTIDDEEEEDESRWICVGLPGELSFKEFHSRLCGYFRVRAAGGTELDKTDVKRLNFSQETELVEREIRLRCPRVRRRKCVSFDLSVDQTRVLSKAMKEKVHSEDYDQAGVEAAALRELVEDLRAALQGSDARCLSLEVALQRRSRALHHSPSFSITLSQPSSSNTSSPKPSPDRSLGGKWTERMKRAAPSRRADGDPILRELRLIRESRDGQLEEAIRFNQRLEEELGWAYQEVRRRADVESALRKENAAIRRRAEEAREAVKQGLRLIQEQAQSVPELQSTIAQLEKELQHYRSQCTHMTDTTSKGYYQMGAEETCTGMEAAEGLQRAVEGRAASDEEEEDREQGIKEGRVEDAGRCCLVEMKKFINRPHTCGQGCQNPVMRTLLSQEPLQHQKPSRSSSKDRGRGGAGQAQPEEGPTGEEASGPGAPLQVLDRSQVALLEEKVADALALLLQLRKKWAQRLSKSDPDVDLSPEHFQQGCGEDLRGGAVQQKQA, translated from the exons ATGGAAAGAGGTTCGCCGGCTCTTTCGCGTCTCCAACCTCCCTTGCGCGACGCGCGTAAAAGCGAGTGGCTTCGGAGCGCCCTGGCGCACCACCACCGCTCCGGGTCCGCGTTAGTAGAGAACGAAATAGTCGTCCTTGCCACCGGGATCGACCAGTATCTTCAAGAGGTGTTCCACCACCTTGCACATCCAAGTCGCGAAGACACTGTGTCGGCAGAAGACTTCACAGCGCTCTGCTTGGTGCTGGGGCTCCAGGCGGACGCTGAGCGCCGGACGACGatagatgatgaagaggaggaagatgagtccCGGTGGATCTGTGTTGGTCTCCCAGGCGAGCTCTCCTTCAAGGAGTTTCACTCGCGCCTCTGTGGGTACTTTCGTGTGCGCGCTGCCGGCGGCACCGAACTCGACAAAACCGACGTCAAGCGCCTGAACTTTTCCCAAGAGACGGAACTTGTGGAACGCGAGATTCGACTCCGGTGTCCGAGGGTCCGACGAAGGAAGTGTGTCAGCTTTGATCTGTCCGTGGACCAGACAAGGGTTCTATCCAAAGCCATGAAGGAAAAAGTGCACTCAGAGGACTACGATCAAG CAGGTGTGGAGGCCGCCGCTCTgagggagctggtggaggacctACGCGCCGCTCTGCAGGGCAGCGACGCCCGGTGTCTGTCCCTTGAGGTGGCCCTCCAGAGGCGTAGCAGGGCCTTGCACCACAGCCCATCCTTCTCCATCACCTTGTCCCAGCCTTCCAGCAGCAACACAAGCAGCCCCAAACCATCCCCGGACCGGAGTCTTGGAGGGAAATGGAcggagaggatgaagagagcgGCCCCGAGCCGGAGGGCCGATGGAGACCCCATTCTCCGGGAGCTGAGGCTGATTCGTGAGTCGCGTGACGGACAACTCGAGGAGGCGATTCGCTTCAATCAgcgcctggaggaggagcttgGCTGGGCCTATCAGGAGGTCCGACGACGGGCAGACGTGGAATCGGCACTGCGAAAGGAGAACGCTGCGATCAG GAGGCGGGCAGAAGAGGCCAGGGAGGCTGTGAAGCAAGGTTTACGGCTGATCCAGGAGCAGGCTCAGAGCGTCCCTGAGCTACAGAGCACCATTGcccagctggagaaggagctgcAACACTACAG GTCCCAGTGTACACACATGACTGACACAACTTCCAAAGGATATTATCAAATGGGAGCAGAGGAGACCTGCACTGGAATGGAAG ctGCCGAGGGCCTCCAGCGGGCAGTGGAGGGGAGGGCAGCCtcggatgaggaggaggaggaccgggAGCAGGGCATtaaggaggggagggtggaggatgcTGGCCGCTGTTGTCTGGTGGAGATGAAGAAGTTCATCAATAGGCCGCACACCTGTGGCCAAGG ATGTCAGAATCCCGTCATGAGGACCCTGCTGTCCCAGGAACCCCTCCAACACCAGAAGCCCTCCAGATCCTCCAGCAAGGACAGGGGGCGTGGTGGGGCGGGACAAGCCCAGCCAGAAGAG GGGCCGACAGGTGAGGAGGCctcggggcccggggcccccctGCAGGTGCTAGATCGGTCCCAGGTGGCCCTGCTAGAGGAGAAGGTAGCTGACGCGCTCGCCCTGCTACTGCAGCTACGCAAAAAG